One window of Rissa tridactyla isolate bRisTri1 chromosome 12, bRisTri1.patW.cur.20221130, whole genome shotgun sequence genomic DNA carries:
- the ZNF831 gene encoding zinc finger protein 831 isoform X1, translating to MEQPAITAAGAEPPAPAAPLHPAQVRQRGPAPPQPLYVKALPVPLYQPGGWQPGSPLVTGRSCVRLEGSGLPLILNTLLPADGSQQPPSAFQKQLGQTLTLNVVSTLPVLSSPNSCVSASIGSPGKSKKAGKYICKHCGRDCLKPSVLEKHIRSHTGERPFPCTTCGIAFKTQSNLYKHRRTQTHVNNTRLPSDSDNTAILEQNEKSAESIASHQSSKLLSSTGEDKGVQMEQVSSETSADTKKLPNDLLLPATSNSSFALESQETTNQSSSSKANQGVPEREPQSSSSPGALPNGQCQRKKIQEQRSPTANKHIQLQRQQATSSEKQWDYKPFDCKLKKCESTDSGYLSRSDSAELQLASPSPLHSLCQPSAELENQPALGTPGCARLEAAEKATALMLEKKRLEEHISKLISHNKSVVDDTQLDNVRPRKTVLSKQGSIDLPMPYTYKDSFHFDIRTCDVNRKKNLSLCSAKSTFAPLEKCKPMFFHSVPTQFSTTIDAVPVTRSNSLPFVEGTRAAQDKAGCSKPLSLTKQPVNPGAAALLPSNNLAANSVDFPNSHPRALVRQTAVDDLPLSNVADHPPAPEELQGSNRLGAGEGIGAKNKKHHQRKLKMFSQEKWQMYGDETFKKIYQKMKSSQNAKKIKQRGNKLTDTASFTPDSKESGSSTEIAEERDGGSSASDSLSSLVTTGLNTSKSETCTNGNHIVQDVSSGETANSSTYATETPHSGNAGAQAVTSRTSRELGGSDTDKCSGGHGASPAPSSCELRLQNPPCPLNANGRNDDRLPAQSSKWRKPSPGKESSTSESECKSTSNDDGNRSRSKGTGPRALTPPGAHCSSNREAAGKSQNLPSERKKLKFEVEKTEDITSKSSPTPSSESNGGKEAERVYCTSAQCLSMAPLTHSSKAEGQKLSTGNNECTGGTENVEYMKTIKLPTKALNYSDVNPLSHSAGTSKASFVGFLGPELRGSDCNSFALQNATDEDVKTRLVETGAKAPLFSDNAVDMSSKIHPRQPGCLTPVPQQNAFAPKYILKLPQDKRASDLSLLLGPEQKISPCTSATDTSTSPPGSPTSAALRSHSNDVVWSPVRLEARQKASKGELRWNVHANWKTPVFCSPVNSETTNSLTTAGNTFYNQNFRQPDIIRDAWKNKQNKTKLNYQRQTEEKWMRITTSSTQTPRKNIRFTSMYPSGFFISADIKEERKVLHRLRSGSDSLMMPPASSKDAEPAAEGWEGGGAPCVLRDPSPALQDTQHPQRSTDSPTWFCHSFGTFYCYTLTTRGKEFPAPPHNNLTCCSGSLIAASTKGTFPSLNAEPRLTWCCLTRSLPLPAEQKGSADSAYSSMHTCGKESSNECTLSKYDISIFKMKNIRHSKTVAYGLTNRSSKTLVSSLSKGQQMRELSSAAPGGAFRNISEQKKKTVVCKKEKLSTNKVKRSHKQKKIKVTPKWTRGRHTHGYAQLKLSRPSKRHGFPNRALEALKKGSSSQPCKFNKKCHSSQSKVHENYLYQQKDTSRSTSDKPLCRRKKEGKNNSGISSHIENLNHVKEKDKMDKKFLQDISGQIREHTRTNFSFQNVTAPLETPLAAHSFSSPVSTATPPAGSELESCCTATQPPLLPPGPGQSQPSVPSDSTASAAWSCPSDSTSTGRGDQPDSSHAETTGPLPLHPEASQGNTLNMDPESQRFGTFEPVTQASGRENLPAEANAYSSPKDNSMPRSQPGRSRLLGPKAESVTRAELPSTDYTEQPNFSQKILTLQGGAERDGAHLQANSHGRPRGTATAAFTEPPVTLRSPESETSSATPSKAYKKRGLEMMRKQTRVEYDDTSSDDEDRLVIEI from the exons ATGGAGCAGCCCGCCATCACAGCTGCGGGGGCAGAGCCACCGGCTCCCGCGGCCCCTCTTCACCCCGCGCAGGTTCGGCAGCGGGGGCCAGCGCCGCCCCAGCCCCTCTATGTGAAAGCGCTCCCCGTGCCGCTGTACCAGCCCGGGGGCTGGCAGCCCGGCAGCCCGCTGGTGACCGGCAGGAGCTGCGTGCGGCTGGAGGGCAGCGGCCTGCCGCTCATCCTCAACACGCTGCTGCCCGCTGAtggctcccagcagcctccctccGCTTTTCAGAAGCAGCTCGGGCAAACCCTGACGCTGAACGTAGTGAGCACTTTGCCGGTTTTATCATCACCAAATTCTTGTGTAAGTGCGTCTATTGGAAGCCCAGGAAAATCAAAAAAAGCTGGGAAATATATCTGCAAACACTGTGGACGAGATTGTTTGAAGCCAAGTGTCCTTGAGAAGCACATTCGCTCTCACACGGGCGAGAGGCCCTTCCCTTGCACCACTTGTGGTATCGCGTTTAAAACTCAGAGCAATTTGTATAAGCACAGAAGAACTCAAACACACGTCAACAACACCAGACTGCCCTCAGACTCGGACAACACTGCCATATTGGAGCAAAATGAGAAATCAGCAGAGAGCATTGCGTCACATCAAAGCAGCAAACTGCTCAGTAGCACCGGGGAGGACAAGGGGGTGCAAATGGAACAAGTGAGTTCAGAGACCAGCGCGGACACTAAGAAACTTCCTAATGACCTTTTGCTGCCGGCCACAAGCAATTCATCATTTGCTTTGGAAAGTCAAGAAACCACGAATCAGTCCTCTAGTTCAAAGGCTAATCAGGGGGTTCCTGAAAGAGAACCCCAAAGCTCATCATCTCCAGGGGCTTTGCCAAATGGTCAGTGCCAGAGAAAGAAGATACAGGAGCAAAGAAGCCCAACTGCCAATAAGCACATTcagctgcaaaggcagcaggCAACCTCTTCGGAAAAGCAGTGGGATTACAAGCCGTTTGACTGCAAGCTGAAGAAGTGTGAGAGCACGGACTCGGGGTACCTGTCCCGCTCCGACAGTGCGGAGCTGCAGCTGGCGTCCCCCAGCCCGCTCCAcagcctctgccagcccagcGCTGAGCTGGAAAACCAGCCTGCCCTCGGCACCCCGGGCTGCGCCAGGCTGGAGGCGGCTGAGAAAGCTACGGCCTTGATGCTAGAGAAAAAGAGGCTGGAAGAACACATTTCAAAACTTATTTCTCATAACAAAAGCGTGGTGGATGACACCCAGTTAGACAACGTTAGGCCCAGAAAAACTGTCCTTTCTAAACAGGGGAGCATTGATCTGCCAATGCCTTACACGTACAAAGACTCTTTCCATTTTGACATCAGAACCTGTGATGTAAATAGGAAGAAGAACCTTTCCCTCTGTTCAGCAAAATCTACCTTCGCACCCCTAGAAAAATGCAAGCCAATGTTTTTCCACTCGGTCCCCACCCAGTTCTCCACCACCATCGACGCCGTGCCCGTCACCCGGAGCAACTCCCTGCCCTTTGTGGAGGGCACCAGAGCGGCCCAGGACAAAGCCGGCTGCTCCAAGCCGCTTTCTCTTACGAAGCAGCCGGTAAATCCgggtgctgctgctttgctgcctaGCAACAATCTTGCTGCAAATTCAGTGGATTTTCCCAACAGCCATCCCCGAGCGCTAGTCCGACAAACAGCAGTGGATGATTTGCCGCTCAGTAACGTGGCTGATCATCCTCCTGCCCCAGAGGAGCTGCAAGGGAGCAACAGGCTTGGGGCTGGAGAAGGAATCGGTGCCAAAAATAAGAAACACCATCAAAGGAAGTTAAAGATGTTCTCTCAAGAAAAATGGCAAATGTATGGAGatgaaacatttaagaaaatctaccagaaaatgaaaagcagtcaAAATGCCAAGAAAATTAAACAAAGGGGGAATAAGCTTACAGATACTGCAAGCTTCACTCCTGACTCAAAGGAATCAGGCAGCAGTACTGAAATTGCTGAGGAGAGAGATGGCGGGAGCTCTGCAAGTGACAGCCTCTCCTCCCTCGTGACAACAGGTTTGAACACCAGTAAATCAGAAACCTGTACTAATGGTAACCATATTGTACAGGATGTGTCCTCTGGGGAAACTGCCAACAGTTCAACCTACGCCACGGAGACACCGCACTCAGGAAACGCTGGTGCGCAGGCTGTGACGAGCAGGACTTCCCGAGAGCTCGGTGGCAGCGACACAGACAAGTGCTCAGGTGGCCACGGCGCGtcaccagctcccagcagctgtgAGCTCAGGCTCCAAAACCCGCCCTGTCCGCTCAACGCGAACGGCAGGAACGACGACCGCTTGCCAGCACAGAGTAGCAAATGGAGAAAACCAAGCCCTGGGAAAGAATCCAGTACATCTGAATCAGAGTGTAAAAGCACTTCAAACGACGACGGAAACCGTAGCAGGAGCAAGGGGACCGGCCCGCGCGCCCTGACGCCCCCGGGGGCCCATTGCAGCAGCAACAGAGAAGCTGCAGGGAAGTCCCAGAATTtaccatcagaaagaaaaaagctgaaatttgaaGTGGAGAAGACAGAAGACATTACTTCAAAGTCCAGCCCTACTCCCAGTAGTGAAAGCAATGGGGGAAAAGAAGCAGAGAGGGTCTATTGCACCAGCGCCCAGTGTCTGTCCATGGCACCGCTGACACACTCCAGTAAAGCAGAGGGGCAAAAATTAAGCACAGGAAATAATGAATGCACTGGAGGTACTGAGAACGTGGAGTATATGAAAACAATCAAACTCCCCACAAAAGCTCTTAATTACAGTGATGTTAACCCTCTTTCACATTCAGCAGGTACCTCAAAAGCTTCATTTGTGGGATTTTTAGGGCCTGAATTAAGGGGAAGTGATTGCAATTCTTTTGCCTTGCAGAATGCAACAGATGAAGATGTCAAAACACGTCTTGTGGAAACAGGAGCAAAAGCACCGCTTTTCAGTGACAATGCTGTTGACATGTCTTCTAAAATTCATCCTCGGCAACCTGGTTGTTTAACTCCAGTCCCACAACAAAACGCCTTTGCTCCAAAATATATCCTCAAATTGCCGCAAGACAAGAGAGCCTCAGATTTGTCGCTTTTGCTTGGACCAGAACAGAAGATTTCACCTTGCACGTCTGCAACAGACACCTCAACCAGCCCCCCTGGCTCCCCCACCAGCGCAGCACTCCGTTCTCACTCTAACGATGTGGTTTGGTCCCCTGTAAGACTTGAAGCCAGACAAAAGGCCAGCAAAGGAGAGCTACGGTGGAACGTACACGCCAACTGGAAAACTCCAGTATTTTGTTCACCAGTCAATTCAGAAACAACAAATAGCTTAACCACAGCAGGTAACACCTTTTATAACCAAAACTTCAGGCAGCCGGATATTATAAGAGatgcttggaaaaacaaacagaacaaaaccaaattaaattatCAAAGGCAAACAGAAGAGAAGTGGATGCGCATAACTACTTCTTCTACACAGACCCCCAGGAAGAACATACGCTTTACTTCTATGTATCCAAGTGGTTTCTTCATATCAGCTGACATCAAAGAAGAGAGGAAGGTTTTACATCGCCTTCGCTCAGGAAGTGACTCTCTGATGATGCCGCCAGCCTCTAGCAAGGACGCAGAGCCAGCGGCcgagggctgggagggaggaggagctcCCTGCGTTCTGAGGGACCCTTCACCAGCGCTGCAGGACACGCAGCATCCTCAGCGCTCAACGGACAGCCCCACGTGGTTTTGCCATTCTTTTGGCACTTTCTATTGCTACACTCTCACCACTCGCGGTAAAGAATTCCCAGCACCACCCCACAATAATCTGACTTGCTGCTCTGGAAGTTTAATAGCAGCAAGCACGAAGGGCACCTTCCCATCACTAAATGCTGAACCTCGATTAACGTGGTGTTGTTTAACGAGAAGCCTCCCTCTGCCTGCCGAGCAGAAGGGGAGTGCAGACTCTGCCTACTCCTCCATGCACACCTGCGGCAAGGAGTCAAGCAATGAATGCACGCTGTCAAAATACgatatttctattttcaaaatgaaaaatattagacACAGCAAGACTGTGGCATACGGCTTAACAAACAGGAGTTCAAAAACATTGGTTTCATCCCTTTCTAAAGGACAACAGATGCGGGAG TTaagctcagcagctcctggtggtgctttcagaaatatttcagagcaaaagaagaaaacggtagtttgcaaaaaggaaaaactctCAACAAACAAAGTCAAGAGGagccacaaacagaaaaagattaaAGTCACCCCaaaatg GACCCGGGGGAGGCACACGCACGGATACGCTCAGCTGAAACTGAGCCGCCCGAGCAAGCGGCACGGCTTCCCAAATAGAGCCCTGGAGGCTTTGAAGAAGGGCTCTTCGTCACAACCCTGTAAATTTAACAAGAAGTGCCATTCTTCTCAATCAAAGGTACACG AAAATTACCTATACCAGCAAAAAGACACATCTCGTTCCACCTCAGACAAGCCactttgcagaaggaaaaaagaaggaaagaataacTCAGGAATATCTTCACATATTGAAAATCTAAACCAtgttaaagaaaaagacaaaatggaTAAAAAA tttctaCAGGACATTTCTGGGCAAATCAGGGAACACACAAGAACGAACTTCTCTTTTCAGAATGTTACAGCTCCTCTGGAAACACCTCTGGCAGCccattccttctcctcccctgtgAGCACAGCCACCCCGCCGGCCGGCAGCGAGCTGGAGTCCTGCTGCACCGCGACACAaccccccctgctgccccccggcCCAGGGCAGTCGCAGCCAAGCGTCCCCAGCGACTCAACGGCATCTGCTGCTTGGTCCTGCCCCTCTGATTCTACAAGTACAGGCAGAGGTGACCAACCTGACAGCTCACACGCAGAGACTACTGGTCCTCTGCCCTTACATCCAGAAGCAAGCCAGGGAAACACACTGAATATGGACCCAGAGAGTCAAAGATTTGGTACGTTCGAGCCGGTGACCCAAGCCTCGGGAAGGGAAAACCTTCCAGCTGAAGCAAACGCATACTCATCTCCAAAAGACAACTCAATGCCCCGTTCCCAGCCTGGACGTTCACGTTTATTGGGACCAAAGGCAGAGTCAGTCACAAGGGCGGAATTACCCAGCACAGACTACACCGAGCAGCCAAACTTCTCTCAAAAAATCCTCACCCTTCAGGGAGGCGCAGAGAGGGACGGAGCCCACCTGCAGGCCAACAGCCATGGAAGGCCACGCGGAACAGCCACTGCTGCCTTTACAGAGCCCCCAGTTACTCTCAGGTCCCCCGAGTCCGAGACTTCCTCTGCAACGCCTTCCAAGGCATACAAGAAGAGAGGGTTAGAGATGATGAGGAAGCAAACCAGAGTTGAGTATGATGACACTAGCAGTGATGATGAAGATAGGCTTGTTATAGAAATATAG
- the ZNF831 gene encoding zinc finger protein 831 isoform X2 — protein sequence MEQPAITAAGAEPPAPAAPLHPAQVRQRGPAPPQPLYVKALPVPLYQPGGWQPGSPLVTGRSCVRLEGSGLPLILNTLLPADGSQQPPSAFQKQLGQTLTLNVVSTLPVLSSPNSCVSASIGSPGKSKKAGKYICKHCGRDCLKPSVLEKHIRSHTGERPFPCTTCGIAFKTQSNLYKHRRTQTHVNNTRLPSDSDNTAILEQNEKSAESIASHQSSKLLSSTGEDKGVQMEQVSSETSADTKKLPNDLLLPATSNSSFALESQETTNQSSSSKANQGVPEREPQSSSSPGALPNGQCQRKKIQEQRSPTANKHIQLQRQQATSSEKQWDYKPFDCKLKKCESTDSGYLSRSDSAELQLASPSPLHSLCQPSAELENQPALGTPGCARLEAAEKATALMLEKKRLEEHISKLISHNKSVVDDTQLDNVRPRKTVLSKQGSIDLPMPYTYKDSFHFDIRTCDVNRKKNLSLCSAKSTFAPLEKCKPMFFHSVPTQFSTTIDAVPVTRSNSLPFVEGTRAAQDKAGCSKPLSLTKQPVNPGAAALLPSNNLAANSVDFPNSHPRALVRQTAVDDLPLSNVADHPPAPEELQGSNRLGAGEGIGAKNKKHHQRKLKMFSQEKWQMYGDETFKKIYQKMKSSQNAKKIKQRGNKLTDTASFTPDSKESGSSTEIAEERDGGSSASDSLSSLVTTGLNTSKSETCTNGNHIVQDVSSGETANSSTYATETPHSGNAGAQAVTSRTSRELGGSDTDKCSGGHGASPAPSSCELRLQNPPCPLNANGRNDDRLPAQSSKWRKPSPGKESSTSESECKSTSNDDGNRSRSKGTGPRALTPPGAHCSSNREAAGKSQNLPSERKKLKFEVEKTEDITSKSSPTPSSESNGGKEAERVYCTSAQCLSMAPLTHSSKAEGQKLSTGNNECTGGTENVEYMKTIKLPTKALNYSDVNPLSHSAGTSKASFVGFLGPELRGSDCNSFALQNATDEDVKTRLVETGAKAPLFSDNAVDMSSKIHPRQPGCLTPVPQQNAFAPKYILKLPQDKRASDLSLLLGPEQKISPCTSATDTSTSPPGSPTSAALRSHSNDVVWSPVRLEARQKASKGELRWNVHANWKTPVFCSPVNSETTNSLTTAGNTFYNQNFRQPDIIRDAWKNKQNKTKLNYQRQTEEKWMRITTSSTQTPRKNIRFTSMYPSGFFISADIKEERKVLHRLRSGSDSLMMPPASSKDAEPAAEGWEGGGAPCVLRDPSPALQDTQHPQRSTDSPTWFCHSFGTFYCYTLTTRGKEFPAPPHNNLTCCSGSLIAASTKGTFPSLNAEPRLTWCCLTRSLPLPAEQKGSADSAYSSMHTCGKESSNECTLSKYDISIFKMKNIRHSKTVAYGLTNRSSKTLVSSLSKGQQMRELSSAAPGGAFRNISEQKKKTVVCKKEKLSTNKVKRSHKQKKIKVTPKWTRGRHTHGYAQLKLSRPSKRHGFPNRALEALKKGSSSQPCKFNKKCHSSQSKVHENYLYQQKDTSRSTSDKPLCRRKKEGKNNSGISSHIENLNHVKEKDKMDKKNVTAPLETPLAAHSFSSPVSTATPPAGSELESCCTATQPPLLPPGPGQSQPSVPSDSTASAAWSCPSDSTSTGRGDQPDSSHAETTGPLPLHPEASQGNTLNMDPESQRFGTFEPVTQASGRENLPAEANAYSSPKDNSMPRSQPGRSRLLGPKAESVTRAELPSTDYTEQPNFSQKILTLQGGAERDGAHLQANSHGRPRGTATAAFTEPPVTLRSPESETSSATPSKAYKKRGLEMMRKQTRVEYDDTSSDDEDRLVIEI from the exons ATGGAGCAGCCCGCCATCACAGCTGCGGGGGCAGAGCCACCGGCTCCCGCGGCCCCTCTTCACCCCGCGCAGGTTCGGCAGCGGGGGCCAGCGCCGCCCCAGCCCCTCTATGTGAAAGCGCTCCCCGTGCCGCTGTACCAGCCCGGGGGCTGGCAGCCCGGCAGCCCGCTGGTGACCGGCAGGAGCTGCGTGCGGCTGGAGGGCAGCGGCCTGCCGCTCATCCTCAACACGCTGCTGCCCGCTGAtggctcccagcagcctccctccGCTTTTCAGAAGCAGCTCGGGCAAACCCTGACGCTGAACGTAGTGAGCACTTTGCCGGTTTTATCATCACCAAATTCTTGTGTAAGTGCGTCTATTGGAAGCCCAGGAAAATCAAAAAAAGCTGGGAAATATATCTGCAAACACTGTGGACGAGATTGTTTGAAGCCAAGTGTCCTTGAGAAGCACATTCGCTCTCACACGGGCGAGAGGCCCTTCCCTTGCACCACTTGTGGTATCGCGTTTAAAACTCAGAGCAATTTGTATAAGCACAGAAGAACTCAAACACACGTCAACAACACCAGACTGCCCTCAGACTCGGACAACACTGCCATATTGGAGCAAAATGAGAAATCAGCAGAGAGCATTGCGTCACATCAAAGCAGCAAACTGCTCAGTAGCACCGGGGAGGACAAGGGGGTGCAAATGGAACAAGTGAGTTCAGAGACCAGCGCGGACACTAAGAAACTTCCTAATGACCTTTTGCTGCCGGCCACAAGCAATTCATCATTTGCTTTGGAAAGTCAAGAAACCACGAATCAGTCCTCTAGTTCAAAGGCTAATCAGGGGGTTCCTGAAAGAGAACCCCAAAGCTCATCATCTCCAGGGGCTTTGCCAAATGGTCAGTGCCAGAGAAAGAAGATACAGGAGCAAAGAAGCCCAACTGCCAATAAGCACATTcagctgcaaaggcagcaggCAACCTCTTCGGAAAAGCAGTGGGATTACAAGCCGTTTGACTGCAAGCTGAAGAAGTGTGAGAGCACGGACTCGGGGTACCTGTCCCGCTCCGACAGTGCGGAGCTGCAGCTGGCGTCCCCCAGCCCGCTCCAcagcctctgccagcccagcGCTGAGCTGGAAAACCAGCCTGCCCTCGGCACCCCGGGCTGCGCCAGGCTGGAGGCGGCTGAGAAAGCTACGGCCTTGATGCTAGAGAAAAAGAGGCTGGAAGAACACATTTCAAAACTTATTTCTCATAACAAAAGCGTGGTGGATGACACCCAGTTAGACAACGTTAGGCCCAGAAAAACTGTCCTTTCTAAACAGGGGAGCATTGATCTGCCAATGCCTTACACGTACAAAGACTCTTTCCATTTTGACATCAGAACCTGTGATGTAAATAGGAAGAAGAACCTTTCCCTCTGTTCAGCAAAATCTACCTTCGCACCCCTAGAAAAATGCAAGCCAATGTTTTTCCACTCGGTCCCCACCCAGTTCTCCACCACCATCGACGCCGTGCCCGTCACCCGGAGCAACTCCCTGCCCTTTGTGGAGGGCACCAGAGCGGCCCAGGACAAAGCCGGCTGCTCCAAGCCGCTTTCTCTTACGAAGCAGCCGGTAAATCCgggtgctgctgctttgctgcctaGCAACAATCTTGCTGCAAATTCAGTGGATTTTCCCAACAGCCATCCCCGAGCGCTAGTCCGACAAACAGCAGTGGATGATTTGCCGCTCAGTAACGTGGCTGATCATCCTCCTGCCCCAGAGGAGCTGCAAGGGAGCAACAGGCTTGGGGCTGGAGAAGGAATCGGTGCCAAAAATAAGAAACACCATCAAAGGAAGTTAAAGATGTTCTCTCAAGAAAAATGGCAAATGTATGGAGatgaaacatttaagaaaatctaccagaaaatgaaaagcagtcaAAATGCCAAGAAAATTAAACAAAGGGGGAATAAGCTTACAGATACTGCAAGCTTCACTCCTGACTCAAAGGAATCAGGCAGCAGTACTGAAATTGCTGAGGAGAGAGATGGCGGGAGCTCTGCAAGTGACAGCCTCTCCTCCCTCGTGACAACAGGTTTGAACACCAGTAAATCAGAAACCTGTACTAATGGTAACCATATTGTACAGGATGTGTCCTCTGGGGAAACTGCCAACAGTTCAACCTACGCCACGGAGACACCGCACTCAGGAAACGCTGGTGCGCAGGCTGTGACGAGCAGGACTTCCCGAGAGCTCGGTGGCAGCGACACAGACAAGTGCTCAGGTGGCCACGGCGCGtcaccagctcccagcagctgtgAGCTCAGGCTCCAAAACCCGCCCTGTCCGCTCAACGCGAACGGCAGGAACGACGACCGCTTGCCAGCACAGAGTAGCAAATGGAGAAAACCAAGCCCTGGGAAAGAATCCAGTACATCTGAATCAGAGTGTAAAAGCACTTCAAACGACGACGGAAACCGTAGCAGGAGCAAGGGGACCGGCCCGCGCGCCCTGACGCCCCCGGGGGCCCATTGCAGCAGCAACAGAGAAGCTGCAGGGAAGTCCCAGAATTtaccatcagaaagaaaaaagctgaaatttgaaGTGGAGAAGACAGAAGACATTACTTCAAAGTCCAGCCCTACTCCCAGTAGTGAAAGCAATGGGGGAAAAGAAGCAGAGAGGGTCTATTGCACCAGCGCCCAGTGTCTGTCCATGGCACCGCTGACACACTCCAGTAAAGCAGAGGGGCAAAAATTAAGCACAGGAAATAATGAATGCACTGGAGGTACTGAGAACGTGGAGTATATGAAAACAATCAAACTCCCCACAAAAGCTCTTAATTACAGTGATGTTAACCCTCTTTCACATTCAGCAGGTACCTCAAAAGCTTCATTTGTGGGATTTTTAGGGCCTGAATTAAGGGGAAGTGATTGCAATTCTTTTGCCTTGCAGAATGCAACAGATGAAGATGTCAAAACACGTCTTGTGGAAACAGGAGCAAAAGCACCGCTTTTCAGTGACAATGCTGTTGACATGTCTTCTAAAATTCATCCTCGGCAACCTGGTTGTTTAACTCCAGTCCCACAACAAAACGCCTTTGCTCCAAAATATATCCTCAAATTGCCGCAAGACAAGAGAGCCTCAGATTTGTCGCTTTTGCTTGGACCAGAACAGAAGATTTCACCTTGCACGTCTGCAACAGACACCTCAACCAGCCCCCCTGGCTCCCCCACCAGCGCAGCACTCCGTTCTCACTCTAACGATGTGGTTTGGTCCCCTGTAAGACTTGAAGCCAGACAAAAGGCCAGCAAAGGAGAGCTACGGTGGAACGTACACGCCAACTGGAAAACTCCAGTATTTTGTTCACCAGTCAATTCAGAAACAACAAATAGCTTAACCACAGCAGGTAACACCTTTTATAACCAAAACTTCAGGCAGCCGGATATTATAAGAGatgcttggaaaaacaaacagaacaaaaccaaattaaattatCAAAGGCAAACAGAAGAGAAGTGGATGCGCATAACTACTTCTTCTACACAGACCCCCAGGAAGAACATACGCTTTACTTCTATGTATCCAAGTGGTTTCTTCATATCAGCTGACATCAAAGAAGAGAGGAAGGTTTTACATCGCCTTCGCTCAGGAAGTGACTCTCTGATGATGCCGCCAGCCTCTAGCAAGGACGCAGAGCCAGCGGCcgagggctgggagggaggaggagctcCCTGCGTTCTGAGGGACCCTTCACCAGCGCTGCAGGACACGCAGCATCCTCAGCGCTCAACGGACAGCCCCACGTGGTTTTGCCATTCTTTTGGCACTTTCTATTGCTACACTCTCACCACTCGCGGTAAAGAATTCCCAGCACCACCCCACAATAATCTGACTTGCTGCTCTGGAAGTTTAATAGCAGCAAGCACGAAGGGCACCTTCCCATCACTAAATGCTGAACCTCGATTAACGTGGTGTTGTTTAACGAGAAGCCTCCCTCTGCCTGCCGAGCAGAAGGGGAGTGCAGACTCTGCCTACTCCTCCATGCACACCTGCGGCAAGGAGTCAAGCAATGAATGCACGCTGTCAAAATACgatatttctattttcaaaatgaaaaatattagacACAGCAAGACTGTGGCATACGGCTTAACAAACAGGAGTTCAAAAACATTGGTTTCATCCCTTTCTAAAGGACAACAGATGCGGGAG TTaagctcagcagctcctggtggtgctttcagaaatatttcagagcaaaagaagaaaacggtagtttgcaaaaaggaaaaactctCAACAAACAAAGTCAAGAGGagccacaaacagaaaaagattaaAGTCACCCCaaaatg GACCCGGGGGAGGCACACGCACGGATACGCTCAGCTGAAACTGAGCCGCCCGAGCAAGCGGCACGGCTTCCCAAATAGAGCCCTGGAGGCTTTGAAGAAGGGCTCTTCGTCACAACCCTGTAAATTTAACAAGAAGTGCCATTCTTCTCAATCAAAGGTACACG AAAATTACCTATACCAGCAAAAAGACACATCTCGTTCCACCTCAGACAAGCCactttgcagaaggaaaaaagaaggaaagaataacTCAGGAATATCTTCACATATTGAAAATCTAAACCAtgttaaagaaaaagacaaaatggaTAAAAAA AATGTTACAGCTCCTCTGGAAACACCTCTGGCAGCccattccttctcctcccctgtgAGCACAGCCACCCCGCCGGCCGGCAGCGAGCTGGAGTCCTGCTGCACCGCGACACAaccccccctgctgccccccggcCCAGGGCAGTCGCAGCCAAGCGTCCCCAGCGACTCAACGGCATCTGCTGCTTGGTCCTGCCCCTCTGATTCTACAAGTACAGGCAGAGGTGACCAACCTGACAGCTCACACGCAGAGACTACTGGTCCTCTGCCCTTACATCCAGAAGCAAGCCAGGGAAACACACTGAATATGGACCCAGAGAGTCAAAGATTTGGTACGTTCGAGCCGGTGACCCAAGCCTCGGGAAGGGAAAACCTTCCAGCTGAAGCAAACGCATACTCATCTCCAAAAGACAACTCAATGCCCCGTTCCCAGCCTGGACGTTCACGTTTATTGGGACCAAAGGCAGAGTCAGTCACAAGGGCGGAATTACCCAGCACAGACTACACCGAGCAGCCAAACTTCTCTCAAAAAATCCTCACCCTTCAGGGAGGCGCAGAGAGGGACGGAGCCCACCTGCAGGCCAACAGCCATGGAAGGCCACGCGGAACAGCCACTGCTGCCTTTACAGAGCCCCCAGTTACTCTCAGGTCCCCCGAGTCCGAGACTTCCTCTGCAACGCCTTCCAAGGCATACAAGAAGAGAGGGTTAGAGATGATGAGGAAGCAAACCAGAGTTGAGTATGATGACACTAGCAGTGATGATGAAGATAGGCTTGTTATAGAAATATAG